From a region of the Streptomyces tirandamycinicus genome:
- a CDS encoding FAD-binding oxidoreductase, translated as MEIDGFRGRLITAGHADYDAARSVWNGSVDRRPRLIARCAGTADVAAAVRFARDHDLEIAVRGGGHNVAGTAVCDEGIVIDLSAMRSVRVDPAGRTVRVQGGALWGDVDEASQAHGLATTGGIVSHTGVAGLTLGGGIGFLMRRYGLTVDSLLAAEVVTADGGVVRASADDHPDLLWALRGGGGNFGVVTSFRFALHPVGPTVLAGPVLWAADDTADVLRFYRDFAAEAPDELGTVVRLGTVPPLPAVPEELHWRPAVAVVCCHAGAVRDGERAVRALRRFGRPLADLVAPKPYVAHQRSTDDTVPHGWHYYWKATDLAGLSDHAIAVIADHAYEAGSPRSYAVMFHMGGAVARLAGDTTAYAARDVAHNINIDAVWLPEESGERAAAETAWARRFLHALQPHRVGSVYVNFLDADDGTSRVREAYGERVYRRLADVKVAYDPGNVFHLNKNIRPGATSPAVVGPSAGSPGRHRA; from the coding sequence ATGGAGATCGACGGGTTCCGGGGGCGACTGATCACCGCCGGTCACGCCGACTACGACGCCGCCCGATCCGTGTGGAACGGGTCCGTCGACCGGCGCCCCCGGCTGATCGCCCGGTGCGCCGGGACCGCCGACGTGGCCGCGGCCGTGCGCTTCGCCCGCGACCACGACCTGGAGATCGCGGTGCGGGGCGGGGGACACAACGTGGCCGGTACCGCGGTGTGCGACGAGGGGATCGTCATCGACCTCTCGGCGATGCGGTCGGTGCGGGTCGACCCGGCCGGCCGCACGGTCCGGGTGCAGGGTGGGGCGCTGTGGGGCGACGTCGACGAAGCGTCGCAGGCCCACGGTCTCGCCACCACCGGCGGGATCGTCAGCCATACGGGCGTGGCCGGGCTGACCCTCGGCGGCGGAATCGGCTTCCTCATGCGCCGGTACGGGCTCACGGTCGACAGCCTGCTGGCCGCCGAGGTGGTCACCGCCGACGGCGGCGTCGTGCGGGCGTCCGCCGACGACCACCCCGATCTGCTCTGGGCGTTGCGAGGCGGCGGCGGCAACTTCGGTGTCGTCACCTCGTTCCGGTTCGCGCTGCACCCCGTCGGCCCGACCGTGCTGGCCGGTCCGGTCCTCTGGGCGGCCGACGACACCGCCGACGTGCTGCGCTTCTACCGGGACTTCGCCGCCGAAGCACCCGATGAACTCGGCACCGTCGTCAGGCTCGGCACCGTCCCCCCGCTGCCGGCCGTGCCCGAGGAGCTGCACTGGCGGCCGGCCGTCGCCGTCGTCTGCTGCCACGCCGGCGCGGTCCGGGACGGCGAGCGGGCGGTGCGGGCTCTTCGCCGGTTCGGGAGGCCGCTCGCGGACCTGGTCGCACCGAAGCCGTACGTGGCCCACCAGCGCAGCACCGACGACACCGTCCCGCACGGCTGGCACTACTACTGGAAGGCCACGGACCTCGCCGGCCTCTCCGACCACGCCATCGCGGTCATCGCCGACCACGCCTACGAGGCCGGCTCGCCCCGGTCGTACGCGGTGATGTTCCACATGGGCGGCGCCGTGGCCCGGCTCGCGGGCGACACCACCGCCTACGCCGCCCGAGACGTGGCGCACAACATCAACATCGACGCCGTATGGCTGCCCGAAGAGTCCGGTGAGCGGGCCGCGGCCGAGACCGCGTGGGCGCGGCGGTTCCTGCACGCCCTCCAGCCGCATCGCGTCGGCAGCGTCTATGTCAACTTCCTCGACGCCGACGACGGCACCAGCCGGGTGCGGGAGGCGTACGGCGAGCGCGTCTACCGTCGACT